In [Leptolyngbya] sp. PCC 7376, a genomic segment contains:
- a CDS encoding ATP-binding protein codes for MPLSIQKFWRSLPLRTVLVVPFVLQIMGTVGVVGWLSFRTGQKTVNELSTQLTSEITFRIEERLQSYLSIPHQINRLNADAVRLGILDPNNVEQLEKTFWRQMQQFEPATYIYFGSPKPEFVGAGEENSGITLGYSNSAPPDKSFDTYTTDALGNRLALQSSVPGYEMLGRPWYTTAIAEKQPVWGDPYLWYAPYPNLALPAVTAVYTPELQGVFAVDFSLSDISDFLRQIRVGKTGQTFILEKNGLLIANSGEAAAFRETDENVERILGTESDNPLIRSTSEYLNANFTDLNQISSVEQLDFQQDNRKQLVRVSPYRDEFGLDWLIVVVIPEADFMTQIYANAYQTVILWTIALCVALALGVLTSRWVLAPILRLNKVTQGLAHGEWEQDIKSDRQDELGQLTEAIAQMAEQLQSAFTDLEDRVNQRTADLAQSNEALLEAKEKAEVANEAKSKFLANMNHELRTPLNAILGFVQVLQRSPNLNSEQQKNLDIMQRSGEHLLDLIHVILDMSKIEAGGMALAPEPTDLRQLCHDLSNLFLIQTQAKNLTFALNLPPSLPKFVHADRHKLRQVLINLLSNAFKFTTAGSVCLTITEIVSQPKEITLEFTIADSGIGIPKSEQIKIFEPFQQTDSGKQLAGGSGLGLTISREFVRIMGGEISLESTVMVGSTFSFELSFPIVEEEAIAPTKIVDQVPASSQAQYKILIVDDSRINRLLFTKLLKPYQFQVAEAADGREAIAQWQDWQPHLIFMDWLMPVMDGKDAITAIRKKEEGDEAIIIACTASLQLDEISSFIDHGFDDVLGKPFHANDVFQILKTYLGIDLIDVEQPELSDSD; via the coding sequence TTGCCACTTTCCATCCAAAAATTTTGGCGATCGCTCCCGTTGCGGACAGTATTGGTTGTGCCGTTTGTACTACAGATTATGGGTACAGTCGGAGTTGTAGGGTGGCTATCTTTTCGGACTGGTCAGAAAACCGTTAATGAATTATCAACACAGCTCACCTCAGAAATCACATTTCGGATTGAGGAGCGGTTGCAGAGTTATTTATCGATTCCCCATCAGATTAATCGGTTAAATGCAGACGCAGTGCGTTTGGGAATTCTTGACCCAAATAATGTCGAGCAATTAGAAAAAACTTTTTGGCGACAAATGCAACAATTTGAGCCTGCCACCTATATTTACTTTGGCTCACCAAAACCTGAGTTTGTTGGTGCAGGAGAAGAAAACAGTGGTATTACCCTTGGCTATTCAAATTCGGCACCACCGGATAAATCCTTTGATACCTATACGACAGATGCCTTAGGTAATCGGTTAGCGTTGCAGAGTTCAGTGCCAGGCTATGAGATGCTGGGACGTCCTTGGTACACAACGGCGATCGCCGAAAAACAACCAGTATGGGGAGACCCTTATCTTTGGTATGCCCCCTACCCAAACTTAGCATTGCCAGCGGTGACAGCCGTTTATACACCAGAGTTACAGGGAGTATTTGCAGTCGATTTCTCACTATCGGATATTAGTGATTTTTTACGGCAAATCCGCGTTGGCAAAACAGGTCAGACTTTCATCCTAGAAAAAAATGGCCTGTTAATCGCGAACTCTGGGGAAGCAGCAGCCTTTCGGGAAACTGACGAAAATGTCGAACGAATTTTAGGGACAGAAAGCGACAATCCACTGATTCGCAGTACCAGTGAATATCTCAACGCAAATTTTACAGATCTCAATCAGATTAGCTCGGTAGAACAGCTCGATTTTCAGCAGGATAATCGCAAACAATTGGTGCGAGTCAGTCCATATCGCGATGAGTTTGGGTTGGATTGGCTCATTGTGGTGGTCATCCCTGAAGCGGACTTTATGACGCAAATCTATGCGAATGCCTATCAAACGGTAATTTTATGGACGATCGCCCTGTGTGTCGCTTTGGCGTTGGGAGTGCTCACCAGTCGTTGGGTACTGGCGCCGATTTTACGGTTAAACAAAGTGACCCAAGGGTTAGCCCATGGCGAGTGGGAACAAGATATTAAGAGCGATCGCCAGGATGAATTAGGGCAGCTCACCGAGGCGATCGCCCAGATGGCAGAGCAATTACAAAGCGCTTTTACGGACCTTGAAGACCGGGTCAATCAACGTACTGCAGATCTCGCCCAATCCAATGAAGCGTTACTCGAAGCAAAGGAAAAAGCAGAAGTTGCAAACGAAGCGAAAAGCAAATTTCTCGCCAATATGAACCATGAATTGCGGACACCTCTCAATGCAATTTTAGGATTTGTGCAAGTTTTACAGCGATCGCCTAATCTGAACAGCGAGCAACAGAAAAACCTCGACATTATGCAGCGCAGTGGCGAGCATCTGCTGGATTTGATCCATGTGATTTTAGATATGTCGAAGATCGAAGCAGGTGGCATGGCACTCGCTCCTGAGCCAACAGATCTACGCCAACTGTGCCATGACCTCAGCAATCTATTTTTGATTCAGACCCAGGCTAAAAATCTAACGTTCGCGCTAAATTTACCACCCAGTCTCCCAAAATTTGTCCACGCGGATCGCCACAAGTTACGGCAGGTTTTAATTAACTTACTGAGCAATGCGTTCAAATTTACGACAGCGGGCTCTGTTTGTCTCACCATTACGGAGATCGTCAGCCAACCCAAGGAGATCACTTTAGAATTTACAATTGCCGATAGCGGTATTGGCATCCCTAAATCTGAGCAAATCAAAATTTTTGAGCCTTTCCAGCAAACTGATTCTGGAAAGCAATTGGCTGGGGGGTCAGGCTTAGGACTGACTATTTCACGCGAGTTTGTACGCATCATGGGCGGCGAAATTTCCCTAGAAAGTACCGTGATGGTCGGCTCAACATTTTCTTTTGAACTTAGCTTCCCGATTGTCGAGGAAGAGGCGATCGCCCCAACAAAAATCGTTGATCAAGTCCCAGCTTCAAGTCAGGCTCAATACAAAATTTTGATCGTCGATGACAGTCGGATTAATCGTCTACTCTTTACAAAATTATTGAAGCCCTACCAATTCCAAGTAGCAGAAGCAGCTGATGGTCGTGAGGCGATCGCCCAATGGCAAGACTGGCAGCCCCATTTGATTTTTATGGACTGGTTAATGCCGGTCATGGACGGCAAAGATGCCATCACTGCCATCCGTAAAAAAGAAGAGGGTGATGAGGCAATCATTATTGCTTGTACTGCCAGCCTCCAACTTGATGAAATATCGAGCTTCATTGACCATGGCTTTGATGATGTCCTTGGTAAACCATTCCATGCCAACGATGTTTTCCAAATCCTTAAAACCTATTTAGGGATCGACCTTATTGATGTAGAGCAACCAGAACTCTCAGACTCAGACTAA
- a CDS encoding TetR/AcrR family transcriptional regulator — protein sequence MPKPPRSVSKKQKQSRNPEATKAKILAAATEEFAQYGLSGARTGAIASRSGITKAMLCYYFQNKETLYRRVLQGLVDDINQAFQPINWEALSPRQALEAVARSYITFEISNRHHGMLWFQEAIQNQGRYGAETGWQSGFHDIVDILERGIATGEFRPLDPFLTAINILGVCSFYFDAHENLKYLDAEKNLLSAEMVEQQTEAAIEFILAGVTL from the coding sequence ATGCCAAAACCGCCTCGCTCTGTCTCAAAAAAACAAAAGCAAAGTCGTAATCCAGAAGCCACAAAAGCAAAGATTTTGGCGGCGGCAACTGAAGAGTTTGCGCAGTACGGTTTATCGGGTGCCCGCACTGGGGCGATCGCCAGTCGCAGCGGTATCACAAAAGCAATGCTCTGCTATTACTTTCAAAATAAAGAGACCTTGTATCGGCGGGTTTTGCAGGGGTTGGTGGACGATATTAATCAGGCTTTTCAGCCCATCAACTGGGAAGCACTCTCGCCACGACAGGCCTTAGAAGCAGTCGCCCGTAGCTATATCACTTTTGAAATTAGCAATCGACACCATGGCATGTTGTGGTTTCAAGAGGCGATTCAAAACCAAGGCCGTTATGGCGCAGAAACAGGTTGGCAATCAGGTTTTCACGATATTGTCGATATTTTGGAGCGAGGCATCGCAACAGGAGAATTTCGCCCCCTGGATCCATTCCTGACAGCTATTAATATTTTGGGGGTCTGCTCGTTTTATTTTGATGCCCATGAAAATCTGAAGTATCTCGACGCTGAGAAAAATCTCCTCAGTGCAGAAATGGTAGAGCAGCAAACTGAAGCGGCTATCGAGTTTATTCTTGCAGGTGTCACACTTTAA
- the folP gene encoding dihydropteroate synthase, producing MENLVLRNQEFRWGDRTYVMGILNVTPDSFSDGGQFNSVDTALAQAVKMVEAGVDILDIGGQSTRPGAAQISVAEELNRTIPVIQAIRQQFDTVISIDTTRSEVAKRAIAAGADIINDISGATFDEQMLFAVKALNVPIILMHIRGTPETMQSLTDYDNLIADLKTFFEGRIQTAKDLGIRDDQIILDPGIGFAKTAMQNYDLIRQQQDFREMGYPLLVGPSRKSFIGHVLNQKDPQKRVWGTAAACAGAIAFGADILRVHDVPEMIDVCKISDAIWRPQSKT from the coding sequence ATGGAAAATTTAGTTCTGCGTAATCAGGAATTCCGGTGGGGCGATCGCACCTATGTGATGGGAATTCTCAATGTCACTCCAGACAGCTTTAGTGATGGCGGACAGTTTAACTCAGTTGATACAGCCCTTGCTCAAGCTGTCAAAATGGTTGAGGCGGGTGTTGATATTCTCGATATTGGTGGACAGTCAACTCGTCCTGGTGCGGCTCAAATTTCCGTGGCAGAAGAGCTAAATCGAACCATCCCAGTGATTCAGGCGATTCGCCAACAATTCGATACGGTCATCTCCATCGATACCACTCGCTCTGAAGTCGCAAAACGGGCGATCGCCGCAGGAGCAGACATCATTAATGACATCTCTGGGGCAACCTTTGATGAACAAATGTTGTTTGCGGTAAAAGCATTGAATGTTCCAATTATTTTGATGCACATTCGGGGCACACCAGAGACGATGCAATCACTCACGGATTACGACAACCTCATTGCGGATCTCAAAACTTTTTTCGAAGGGCGGATTCAGACAGCAAAAGATCTGGGCATTCGAGACGATCAAATCATCCTCGATCCGGGCATTGGTTTCGCCAAAACAGCCATGCAAAACTATGATCTGATCCGCCAACAGCAGGATTTCCGGGAGATGGGCTACCCGCTATTAGTGGGCCCGTCTCGCAAAAGTTTTATTGGCCATGTCCTCAACCAAAAAGATCCACAAAAACGTGTTTGGGGAACTGCTGCGGCCTGTGCTGGGGCGATCGCCTTCGGTGCAGATATTCTGCGAGTACATGATGTGCCAGAAATGATCGATGTCTGCAAAATTAGTGATGCCATTTGGCGACCACAATCTAAGACGTAA
- a CDS encoding Rieske 2Fe-2S domain-containing protein produces the protein MQAILPGAPWLVAHRSMLGINCPYKLTLNGQDYVLWQNAAGEIFGLNNICPHMQAPLSNGWICEERNTITCPFHALEFDGVGRLWRDGEFGKAPISETLELIIDGDLIWTYGGFEPKLPVPKLHRQVASEYEFLGVTAEKSIQSEFLRSLMINYDHNHQNGTHREFFKCKSCQSKFVEKNDIYAKVAQTVEKDHYTPEEIATNPMLGAIPEVMHNFLEYVFPSTQFFCLQSPEVQTYQGHVLYPETENQTKTFILLYAKFSQPELKAVMQDSLLNAASIVVQQDTECLESLYPMAKSKVHLDNEDIMFYAEELYEGWGQRCPAV, from the coding sequence ATGCAAGCTATTCTTCCCGGTGCACCTTGGTTGGTTGCCCATCGATCGATGCTAGGTATTAATTGTCCCTACAAGCTCACCCTGAATGGTCAAGATTATGTCCTTTGGCAAAATGCTGCTGGCGAGATTTTTGGGCTAAATAATATTTGTCCCCATATGCAAGCCCCGTTATCGAATGGTTGGATTTGTGAGGAACGCAATACGATCACCTGTCCATTCCATGCGTTGGAATTTGATGGTGTGGGTCGTTTATGGCGAGATGGTGAATTTGGGAAAGCGCCCATCAGCGAAACTCTGGAGTTGATTATTGATGGTGATTTGATTTGGACTTATGGTGGCTTTGAGCCGAAGTTGCCAGTGCCTAAATTGCATCGCCAAGTGGCATCAGAATATGAATTTCTAGGGGTGACAGCAGAGAAAAGTATTCAGAGTGAATTTCTCCGCAGTTTGATGATTAATTACGATCACAATCATCAAAATGGCACGCATCGAGAATTTTTTAAATGTAAGTCTTGTCAATCTAAATTTGTCGAAAAAAATGACATTTACGCAAAGGTGGCACAAACAGTCGAAAAGGATCACTATACGCCAGAGGAGATTGCCACCAATCCGATGTTAGGGGCAATTCCAGAGGTGATGCATAATTTTTTGGAATATGTTTTTCCGTCTACACAGTTTTTCTGTTTGCAGTCTCCTGAGGTGCAGACATATCAAGGCCATGTGCTCTACCCTGAAACGGAAAATCAAACGAAAACTTTTATTTTGCTCTACGCTAAATTTAGTCAGCCAGAGTTAAAAGCTGTGATGCAAGATTCGTTACTCAACGCAGCATCAATTGTGGTTCAGCAAGATACAGAATGCCTTGAAAGTTTATACCCAATGGCAAAGTCTAAGGTTCATCTCGATAACGAAGACATTATGTTCTATGCAGAAGAACTTTATGAAGGTTGGGGGCAACGTTGCCCTGCTGTTTAA
- the xth gene encoding exodeoxyribonuclease III has translation MQIATWNVNSVRSRKDHAVQWLQKNEIDILCLQETKVVEPDFPRKPFEDIGYHTYVSGQKSYNGVSLFSREPLEEVSMGFAPIVGEELAGDFDEQKRVITGVIGDLRVLNLYVPNGSSVGSEKYEYKMGWFEVLKTYVKTLLEEGREMLICGDFNIALEERDIYAPKKENHIMYSAPEKETLREVLALGEFADAFRKVNQEEDQFSWWDYRTRAFNTNRGWRIDHIYLTPKSYEAAKNCWIDREPRGWEKPSDHTPVIVEL, from the coding sequence ATGCAAATTGCTACTTGGAACGTCAATTCTGTCCGCTCTCGCAAAGACCATGCCGTGCAGTGGCTCCAGAAAAATGAGATCGATATTCTTTGCCTCCAAGAGACCAAAGTAGTCGAGCCAGACTTTCCTCGCAAACCCTTTGAAGATATCGGCTACCACACCTACGTTTCAGGCCAAAAATCCTATAATGGTGTCTCTTTATTTAGCCGTGAACCTCTCGAAGAAGTATCGATGGGATTTGCGCCAATTGTTGGGGAAGAGTTAGCGGGTGATTTTGACGAACAAAAACGAGTGATCACTGGCGTAATTGGGGATTTGCGGGTGCTGAATCTCTATGTGCCGAATGGTTCGTCAGTGGGTAGCGAAAAATACGAGTACAAAATGGGTTGGTTTGAAGTACTCAAAACCTACGTCAAAACCCTTTTAGAAGAAGGGCGAGAAATGTTGATTTGTGGGGATTTTAATATTGCCCTAGAGGAACGGGATATCTACGCACCAAAAAAAGAAAATCACATTATGTATTCCGCCCCTGAGAAGGAAACTTTGCGGGAAGTGTTGGCCTTAGGCGAGTTTGCGGATGCCTTTCGGAAGGTGAACCAAGAGGAAGATCAATTTAGCTGGTGGGATTATCGGACACGGGCATTTAATACTAATCGCGGTTGGCGCATTGACCATATTTATCTCACGCCAAAATCTTACGAAGCAGCAAAGAATTGCTGGATTGATCGCGAACCCCGTGGCTGGGAAAAACCCAGTGACCACACTCCCGTAATTGTTGAGCTCTAG